A region from the Cellvibrio sp. PSBB006 genome encodes:
- a CDS encoding glycoside hydrolase family 28 protein, which yields MKSTFLGPIKIFLFFVAVSAVETSSAVDTQADWNMAAAIVQAIELPVIGGDDYLITDFGAASGGRKDTRPAILEAINQASAKGGGRVVIPKGTWLSKGPIHLKSHVNLHVAEGATLLFSADHEDYLPAVFTRWEGTEMYGYSPLIYAHKVTDVAITGTGVIDGNKNSDFHAWHKRQGDDMTALRRMGIDGVPLEKRQFHKDHFLRPSMIQFIDAQRVLLQDYTVTNSPFWVNHLVYTDHAIMRGVKVDSMFPNNDGVDVDSSRYVLIENNRFKTGDDAVVVKSGRDYDGRKIARPSENIVVRNNEMAGEDGIALGSEMSGGIRHVFFSDNIYRNGSAAIRFKANLDRGGVVEHVRVRNMDIEKTGQLFWFELTYAAGAMGGNFPSIYRDIVFEDITVGETGLVFKANAPKGFPLQDVTLRNITIKKADELFVIDNVDNLVFDNVQINGQRVNGRLDWK from the coding sequence ATGAAATCAACTTTCCTGGGTCCAATAAAAATTTTCCTGTTTTTTGTCGCTGTATCAGCTGTGGAAACATCAAGCGCTGTCGATACGCAGGCAGACTGGAATATGGCGGCGGCGATTGTGCAGGCGATTGAGCTACCAGTGATTGGGGGTGATGATTATCTGATTACTGATTTCGGGGCGGCGAGTGGTGGAAGGAAGGATACGCGGCCGGCGATTCTTGAGGCGATTAATCAGGCGAGCGCGAAAGGCGGTGGGCGCGTGGTGATTCCGAAGGGGACCTGGTTGAGTAAAGGGCCGATTCATTTGAAGAGCCATGTTAATTTGCATGTGGCGGAAGGGGCGACTTTGTTGTTCAGTGCGGATCATGAGGATTACCTGCCGGCGGTGTTTACGCGGTGGGAGGGAACGGAGATGTATGGTTATTCGCCGCTGATTTATGCCCATAAAGTAACGGATGTGGCGATTACCGGAACAGGTGTAATCGATGGTAATAAAAACAGCGATTTTCACGCGTGGCATAAGCGGCAGGGCGATGATATGACCGCGTTGCGGCGGATGGGGATTGATGGTGTGCCGTTAGAGAAGCGGCAGTTTCATAAGGACCATTTTCTGCGGCCGAGTATGATTCAGTTTATCGACGCGCAGCGGGTGTTGTTGCAGGATTACACTGTTACCAATTCGCCGTTCTGGGTGAATCATCTGGTGTACACCGACCACGCGATTATGCGCGGGGTTAAAGTGGACAGTATGTTTCCCAACAACGACGGTGTTGATGTGGATTCGAGTCGTTATGTATTAATCGAAAACAACCGCTTCAAAACCGGTGATGATGCCGTGGTGGTGAAATCCGGGCGCGATTACGATGGGCGCAAGATCGCGCGGCCCAGTGAAAATATTGTGGTGCGCAATAATGAAATGGCGGGTGAGGATGGTATTGCGTTAGGCAGTGAAATGTCCGGTGGTATTCGCCATGTGTTTTTCTCCGATAACATTTACCGCAACGGTTCCGCGGCGATACGTTTTAAAGCTAACCTGGACCGTGGCGGCGTGGTCGAGCATGTGCGGGTACGCAACATGGACATTGAAAAAACCGGGCAGCTTTTCTGGTTTGAATTGACCTACGCTGCTGGCGCCATGGGTGGTAATTTTCCGTCTATTTATCGTGACATCGTGTTTGAAGATATTACCGTCGGTGAGACGGGGTTGGTATTTAAAGCAAATGCTCCTAAAGGGTTTCCGCTACAAGATGTGACCTTGAGAAACATTACTATTAAAAAAGCGGATGAATTATTCGTGATCGATAATGTCGACAATCTGGTGTTTGATAATGTGCAGATCAACGGCCAGCGTGTGAATGGGCGGTTGGATTGGAAGTAG
- a CDS encoding TetR/AcrR family transcriptional regulator, which yields MPWNAEHKTQSRDRILSSAAQLFSHQGFDAVSIDDVMAHAGLTRGAFYAHFTSKSDMYHQSMVAGALLSRDRICHGNPAKASELAERYLEIGRHARADRYCPLAFLVTDIGHREPKVKATYTHILTRYQAMLVGLGLSEENAIKASVMLIGGLALSRAVVDDELKNKILDVCLEQVKDLENET from the coding sequence ATGCCCTGGAATGCCGAACATAAAACCCAATCCCGCGACCGCATCCTGTCATCCGCCGCACAACTCTTCAGCCACCAGGGTTTCGACGCTGTCTCCATCGACGATGTCATGGCGCACGCCGGATTAACGCGGGGAGCTTTTTATGCACACTTCACATCCAAGTCGGATATGTATCACCAATCCATGGTGGCCGGCGCGCTCCTGTCCCGCGACAGGATTTGCCATGGCAACCCGGCTAAAGCATCAGAACTGGCTGAGCGATACCTGGAGATCGGCCGCCACGCACGCGCCGACCGCTACTGCCCGCTCGCGTTTCTAGTGACGGATATCGGACATCGTGAGCCCAAGGTGAAGGCCACCTATACACACATCCTTACCAGGTATCAGGCGATGTTGGTTGGACTGGGGCTCTCGGAAGAAAACGCGATTAAAGCCAGCGTGATGTTGATCGGTGGATTGGCGCTTTCACGCGCGGTGGTTGATGATGAATTGAAGAATAAAATTTTGGATGTTTGTCTTGAGCAAGTAAAGGATTTAGAGAATGAAACTTAA